The Dioscorea cayenensis subsp. rotundata cultivar TDr96_F1 chromosome 7, TDr96_F1_v2_PseudoChromosome.rev07_lg8_w22 25.fasta, whole genome shotgun sequence genome includes a region encoding these proteins:
- the LOC120265298 gene encoding WRKY transcription factor 55-like: protein MDDILAQVLNGCKLAGELEGCLATLANQPQLLLSSCEKVVDTFNKVIYSLSLQTSQHLVLGEPLHGGPRLGLTMGEGSSSHGFMQPCMDVMNQENEIGGLGIGGGSSRSMGMIEFGFSQSVEDVDVFGRRGEAPVTGGRISDEPSSSHKPSSRKRKDGAGARTMRVAAPRIGNTEIPPDDGYTWRKYGQKDILGSKFPRSYYRCTHKNYYGCEAKKKVQRLNEDPYTYEVSYCGEHTCQTSTSPLVISSLPPPPVTGATLTPATSLSTSINLGSWFSREVDSGRVPAALPSSETPAGRDGDYPVADLAEVMFNSGSSGSSMDAIFNSKQEHWKG from the exons ATGGATGACATCTTAGCTCAAGTGCTCAATGGGTGCAAGCTCGCCGGAGAGCTCGAAGGCTGCCTCGCAACTCTAGCAAACCAACCCCAACTTCTCTTGAGCTCTTGTGAGAAAGTTGTAGATACATTCAATAAAGTTATCTATAGCCTTAGCCTTCAAACATCTCAACACTTGGTTCTTGGAGAGCCACTTCATGGTGGACCACGCTTGGGCTTAACAATGGGAGAAGGTTCAAGTAGTCATGGATTCATGCAACCATGCATGGACGTCATGAATCAAGAGAATGAAATTGGAGGCTTAGGAATAGGAGGAGGGAGCTCAAGAAGTATGGGCATGATAGAGTTTGGTTTTAGTCAAAGTGTGGAAGATGTTGATGTGTTTGGCCGGAGAGGAGAAGCTCCGGTCACCGGCGGGAGGATATCAGATGAACCATCGTCCTCTCACAAGCCATCATCTCGCAAGAG GAAAGATGGTGCAGGAGCGCGCACAATGCGTGTGGCAGCACCGCGTATAGGAAATACAGAGATCCCACCTGACGATGGGTACACATGGCGGAAGTACGGTCAAAAAGATATTCTTGGCTCCAAGTTTCCAAG GAGCTATTACCGTTGCACACACAAGAATTATTATGGTTGTGAAGCAAAGAAAAAAGTGCAAAGATTAAATGAAGATCCATACACATATGAAGTGAGCTACTGTGGTGAGCACACCTGCCAAACCTCCACCTCTCCTCTCGTTATCTCttctctacctcctcctccgGTCACCGGAGCCACCCTAACTCCTGCAACCTCTCTATCAACTTCTATCAACTTGGGAAGTTGGTTTTCAAGAGAAGTTGACAGTGGCCGAGTTCCGGCAGCTCTGCCTTCTTCTGAAACTCCGGCCGGCAGGGACGGAGATTATCCGGTGGCCGATCTCGCGGAAGTGATGTTTAACTCCGGCAGTAGTGGAAGTAGCATGGATGCCATTTTTAATTCAAAGCAGGAACATTGGAAAGGATAA
- the LOC120265362 gene encoding trans-cinnamate 4-monooxygenase, giving the protein MDLLLVEKALLALFAAVILAIVVSKLRGKRFKLPPGPLPVPIFGNWLQVGDDLNHRNLSALARRFGDILLLRMGQRNLVVVSSPDHAREVLHTQGVEFGSRTRNVVFDIFTGEGQDMVFTVYGDHWRKMRRIMTVPFFTNKVVQQYRSGWEFEAQAVVDDVKANPKAATDGIILRRRLQLMMYNNMYRIMFDRRFDSEDDPLFQRLKALNGERSRLAQSFEYNYGDFIPILRPFLRGYLKICKEVKQRRLQLFKDYFLDERKKLASTKPADNHGLKCAIDHILDAEKKGEINEDNVLYIVENINVAAIETTLWSIEWGIAELVNHPEIQHKLRNELDAVLGPNPITESDTQKLPYLQAVIKETLRFRMAIPLLVPHMNLHDAKLGGFDIPAESKILVNAWWLANNPAHWKKPEEFRPERFLEEDANVEANGNDFRYLPFGVGRRSCPGIILALPILSITIGRLVQNFELLPPPGEKKIDTSEKGGQFSLHILKHSTIVCKPRAF; this is encoded by the exons ATGGATCTCCTCCTCGTCGAGAAGGCCCTCTTGGCCCTCTTCGCCGCCGTAATCCTCGCCATCGTCGTCTCCAAGCTCCGGGGCAAGCGTTTCAAGCTCCCACCTGGCCCTCTTCCTGTCCCGATCTTTGGCAACTGGCTTCAGGTCGGCGATGATCTCAACCACCGGAATCTCAGCGCTCTGGCTCGACGTTTCGGTGATATCCTTCTCCTCCGCATGGGCCAGCGTAATCTCGTCGTCGTCTCCTCCCCCGATCACGCCCGGGAAGTTCTCCACACTCAGGGCGTCGAGTTCGGCTCCCGCACCCGCAACGTCGTCTTCGATATCTTCACCGGCGAGGGCCAGGACATGGTCTTCACCGTCTACGGCGATCACTGGCGCAAGATGCGCCGGATCATGACCGTCCCCTTCTTCACCAACAAGGTCGTCCAGCAATACCGATCCGGTTGGGAATTCGAAGCTCAGGCCGTCGTCGACGATGTGAAGGCAAACCCTAAAGCCGCCACCGATGGCATCATCCTCCGTCGCCGTCTCCAGCTCATGATGTACAACAACATGTATCGAATCATGTTCGATCGCCGCTTCGACAGCGAAGACGATCCTCTCTTCCAACGCCTCAAAGCTCTCAACGGCGAGCGCAGCCGTCTCGCTCAAAGCTTCGAGTATAACTATGGTGATTTCATCCCTATTCTTCGCCCTTTCCTCCGTGGTTATCTCAAGATCTGTAAGGAAGTCAAGCAGAGAAGGCTTCAACTCTTCAAAGATTACTTCTTGGATGAGAGGAA GAAGCTGGCGAGCACGAAGCCGGCCGATAACCATGGGCTCAAGTGCGCCATTGATCACATCTTGGACGCCGAGAAGAAGGGCGAGATCAATGAGGACAACGTGCTCTACATCGTCGAGAACATCAACGTTGCTG CCATTGAAACAACACTATGGTCAATAGAATGGGGCATTGCTGAGCTAGTGAACCATCCAGAGATCCAGCACAAGCTCCGCAATGAGCTCGACGCCGTCCTCGGCCCCAATCCGATCACCGAATCCGACACTCAAAAGCTTCCCTACCTTCAAGCTGTCATCAAAGAAACTCTCCGTTTTCGCATGGCCATTCCCCTCCTCGTCCCCCACATGAACCTCCACGACGCCAAGCTCGGCGGCTTTGACATCCCCGCCGAGAGCAAGATCCTTGTTAATGCTTGGTGGCTCGCAAACAACCCTGCCCATTGGAAAAAGCCGGAAGAGTTCCGGCCGGAAAGGTTCCTTGAAGAAGATGCAAATGTTGAAGCTAATGGCAATGACTTCCGTTACCTTCCTTTCGGTGTTGGCCGGCGAAGCTGCCCCGGTATCATTCTTGCACTTCCTATCCTTAGCATTACTATTGGTCGTCTTGTTCAGAACTTTGAGCTCTTGCCTCCTCCCGGCGAGAAGAAGATTGATACCTCTGAGAAAGGTGGTCAGTTTAGCTTGCACATTCTTAAGCATTCTACTATTGTGTGCAAGCCTAGAGCGTTTTGA